A region of Clarias gariepinus isolate MV-2021 ecotype Netherlands chromosome 25, CGAR_prim_01v2, whole genome shotgun sequence DNA encodes the following proteins:
- the crfb16 gene encoding cytokine receptor family member B16, which produces MFQKRSLLKTVTSALLITTLSHAVLLPPSLNVSIQSENMRHILKWSSLKEACRSVNYTVKYQGEFEYMQSRWQEEDSCTEISDTECDLTLALSSDSDYNITVLAWCNDSALGIPLPKTFNRRDTILLAPNMSVTPGVGQIEVFFRELQNHIYVKLQIWKKGDEQNVTSLLITDEKFLFDVSGGGNYCLKAVATLVITNKSNSTDTLCVSVPEPEPVWLIPLAVGMAVVLTFAMALILGLLTLRCSRWLQKIKYHKEEMPNALLGWPSGPVSSFAILQEPTHSLLLIYPSEER; this is translated from the exons ATGCTGTGCTCCTGCCCCCATCACTGAACGTCTCGATACAGTCGGAGAACATGCGGCACATCCTGAAGTGGAGCTCTCTGAAGGAAGCCTGCCGCTCCGTCAACTACACTGTCAAGTATCAGGG GGAGTTTGAATACATGCAGAGCAGGTGGCAGGAAGAAGACTCATGCACAGAGATCTCAGACACCGAGTGCGACCTGACCCTCGCCCTGAGCTCGGACTCCGATTACAACATCACGGTGCTAGCATGGTGTAACGACTCAGCGTTGGGGATTCCTCTACCGAAGACCTTCAACCGCAGAGACA CTATTCTGCTTGCACCGAACATGAGCGTGACTCCAGGAGTAGGCCAAATCGAAGTTTTCTTCAGAGAGCTCCAAAATCATATTTACGTAAAACTTCAAATTTGGAAGAAAGGGGACGAGCAAAAC GTCACTAGTTTGTTGATCACAGATGAAAAATTCCTTTTCGACGTCTCAGGTGGTGGAAATTACTGCCTGAAAGCGGTGGCTACGCTGGTCATCACCAACAAGAGCAACAGTACGGATACACTCTGCGTCTCTGTCCCGG AGCCGGAACCCGTGTGGCTCATCCCGCTCGCTGTGGGCATGGCGGTGGTATTAACCTTCGCCATGGCTTTAATTCTGGGGTTGTTAACATTGCGTTGTAGCCGCTGGCTCCAGAAGATCAAGTATCATAAAGAGGAAATGCCTAACGCGCTG CTCGGCTGGCCAAGCGGCCCGGTATCTTCCTTTGCCATCCTGCAAGAGCCGACACACTCCCTGCTACTGATTTACCCATCAGAAGAGAGATGA
- the mb21d2 gene encoding nucleotidyltransferase MB21D2: MRSVPGLSLSLSLSLSRAGRGSVHRSGGSAVSMVKMAAPGLSGRSGTASSSSSPTAAANTSISQRLVCAPELDFRSGSRMDELNRLILEFSRHDQREYDDQRALEIHTAKDFIFSMLGMVQKLDQKLPVANEYLLLSGGVRDGVVDMDLDELGAYNRGSDYDMAFTLLVPALKLHDRNQPVTLDMRHSALGHSWLSLRLFDEGTITRWRDCCMMADHINGTTNYFFSPTLVADWFQEAVALVLAEVQRKPQRGMPRVERVERHSTLLSMILGVGSSRMLYDIVPVVSFKGWPAVAQSWLMENHFWDGKITEEEVISGFYLLPACSVSGRRENEWRLSFARSEVQLKKCISPGLMQAYQACKAIIVKMLAQPMAVGPYHLRSIMLWACDRLPANYLAQEDFAAHFLLGLIDDLQHCLVNKSCPNYFIPQCNMLEHLCDETAMFHARKLALVRSDPAEHLRATIEQAKSANRLTQEMQRRGSSSGLPSPQNDTTSSEHQQPDDRLAKKLQQLVTENPGKSISVFINPDDVSRPHFRIDDKFF, encoded by the exons ATGCGCAGTGTGCCGgggctctccctctctctctctctctctctctctcgggcAGGGCGCGGATCGGTGCACCGGAGCGGCGGCTCTGCTGTTTCTATGGTGAAGATGGCGGCGCCTGGGCTGAGCGGCCGGAGCGGAACAgcgagcagcagcagcagcccgACCGCGGCGGCCAACACCAGCATCAGCCAGCGGCTCGTGTGCGCGCCGGAGCTCGACTTCAGGTCCGGGAGCAGGATGGACGAGCTGAACCGACTGATCCTGGAATTCAGCAGACACGACCAGCGCGAGTACGACGACCAGCGCGCGCTCGAGATCCACACGGCCAAGGACTTCATCTTCTCCATGCTCG GCATGGTGCAGAAGCTTGACCAGAAGTTGCCCGTTGCTAACGAGTACCTGCTTTTGTCGGGTGGAGTCCGCGACGGCGTTGTGGACATGGATCTGGATGAACTAGGGGCGTATAACCGTGGCTCAGATTATGACATGGCCTTCACGTTGCTCGTCCCTGCGCTGAAGCTGCATGACCGCAACCAGCCCGTCACGCTGGACATGCGGCACTCTGCACTGGGTCACTCCTGGCTCAGCCTGCGGTTATTTGACGAAGGCACCATTACGCGCTGGAGGGACTGCTGCATGATGGCGGACCACATAAACGGCACCACTAACTACTTCTTCTCACCCACGCTGGTGGCTGACTGGTTTCAGGAAGCGGTGGCGCTGGTGCTGGCCGAGGTGCAGCGCAAGCCGCAGCGGGGGATGCCGAGGGTGGAACGGGTGGAGCGTCACAGCACGCTTCTCTCGATGATCCTTGGGGTGGGCAGCAGCCGTATGCTTTATGACATTGTACCAGTAGTGTCATTCAAAGGCTGGCCTGCGGTTGCTCAAAGCTGGTTGATGGAAAATCACTTCTGGGACGGAAAGATCACTGAGGAGGAGGTCATAAGTGGTTTCTACTTGCTTCCAGCTTGCTCGGTTTCAGGTCGTAGGGAAAATGAATGGCGGTTATCCTTCGCCCGAAGTGAGGTTCAGCTAAAAAAGTGTATCTCACCAGGCTTAATGCAAGCATACCAAGCGTGTAAAGCTATTATTGTGAAGATGCTCGCTCAGCCCATGGCCGTTGGCCCCTACCACTTGCGCAGCATAATGCTATGGGCCTGTGACCGCCTTCCAGCAAACTACTTGGCGCAAGAAGACTTTGCTGCCCACTTTTTGCTGGGTCTCATCGACGACTTGCAGCACTGCCTCGTCAACAAAAGCTGCCCCAATTATTTCATTCCGCAGTGCAACATGCTGGAGCACCTGTGCGACGAGACAGCGATGTTTCACGCCCGCAAACTTGCCCTGGTGCGCTCCGACCCAGCTGAACACCTTCGTGCAACTATCGAGCAAGCCAAGAGTGCCAACCGCTTGACGCAAGAAATGCAGAGGCGTGGGAGTTCCTCCGGCCTGCCTTCTCCGCAGAACGACACCACTTCTTCTGAGCACCAACAACCCGATGACCGGCTAGCCAAAAAGCTCCAGCAGCTGGTTACAGAGAACCCAGGCAAGTCCATCTCGGTGTTCATTAACCCAGATGATGTCTCAAGACCACACTTCCGCATCGATGATAAGTTCTTTTAA